TTGGAGCATTCATTTTACCACTCTAGCATAAAACATAAGCTTGACTTCACATAACGTATGTCAGAATCACACTATGcttgaatatatgcatggatttTCAAAAGTTCTGTTAGTTTGCTTTTCTTTCAACATCCTACGTAATGGAGATTGGGTATCAAATTTATATTCTTAgtctaaaaattttcataaactcTTAACACCAAGAGGACAAGGGTCATATTTAGTCTCCTTGAAATGaaattattcaagaaaattGTAGAATCCAGAAAACAGACAACATAACAAGAATGTCCATTTAACTTTCTTTCCAAGTGTCTTCCACTTTTACATCAGGCATATTTTCACATGTGAAATTAGCAAAGAATACAACAATCAAAGAACAGCATAAACGCCCGAGGATTTGGACATTTGGGGCCATGTCTAGAATCCAAACaaatgaaaaagaaagaaaataaagCTGCGGCAGCATCATCATTACTAAAAACCAAAGAGTAGGTCATAGCTCAAATGCACAGGATGAGAAAAAAGGAGGCTGGGCTACACTGACACGTTCCAGAAGCATTTACAAAATGTCCAAGAGGTGctcttttttctttcttttttttttttatggagAGGAGAATGGTGTTTCAAGAATATGATCAAGACCACCTCCACTACTTGCCCAAAAAAAACAGAAGGGGGTGTCTTTTTCAAGCTCTGCCTGTTCAATTGTCTTTCTAAGTTCCTCTAGTCAAACACACAAAAACATGGGTCGAAATTCTATATCTTCGAAGGTCAGGACTTTTTAGGCATCAAGGCACAAGATGAACTTAGTTGGAAATCGGTCTATAGACAGCAGTGTACAAGCTACAGCCACAGTGTTGGTATCTCAAGGCAACTTCCGGCAGTGCCATTTTCGATTCAATGTAATCGTCCGTCCGAAATCAACTTTGGCATGCACCATCATGGAGTTCATATAATGGAGGATACTTCTTGCTAAGATGTTATCATTTATTCTCAGGCTGCCATTGTTGCAAGTTGTCATTTCCTGGTCAAGAAATCGACCTTTATAAAGGAGGTTCACAATAGAAAGTGCAAATATAACGAAATGGGCAGAATAAATGCTAACCAGCAGATTGTTTGTGCTCCGAAGGTTTTGTCTGAATGGCTGCCGGAACAGGATGAGCATAAGAGAATCCAACAGGTAAGAGGGTTCCGGCGGACTGTGCGGCTAATTGAGCAGCATGGATAACGGCTTGGGAAGTCAATCCACCACCACCTTTAACATTACATGTGGCGGCAGCAATTGCTTTAGCAGGATCATTGGTGGCCGCACTAGATGTCGTGACAGAAGAGGTCAAGGACTGCGCCCCAGTCGAGGTTAGTGGCGCATTTTGTAGCTGCTGCGTTGGCTGACTCTGCTGGTCTGGCCGTCTTCTCTGCATATAGTACCCACTTGGGACAGAAGTGGTGGAGCTTGTACTGATTGGATTCGTTGTTTGGACTTGAGAAAATGGATTTGAGAAGAACAGCTGTGCCTGCTGCATAGTCTTTGGAAGCTGCTGCTGATGAGGCTGCTGTTGGATATGCGGCCTTGCTCCACTACAAGGAGAGGAAGCTATTTGAGGGTTTCCTAGGATCGATGGAGATTTCTGACTTGGTATAGAAGCAGGGTTTTTGATCGGCTGCGCTGACAACGAAGAAGCTTGATTCATTTTGTTGCTACTAGGAGCAGTCGTAGTTGTTCTTGGACTTCCACCCGATCCTTTCGAGATGGAAGAGGTTGTAGGAGAACTGACCATCATAGGGGCTGATGGACCCTGCTGGTTATTCAACGGTGCTTGCCCTTGCGCACTTGTCTGCGTCTTTTGATTTCCTCCAAAGGATATTTGTGTGTGCATTGGTGGTTGAGCCCGTGGATGCTGCTGAGAATGGCTTTTCAGCGTCGATACGGTTGATGAGGCCGGAGGAGATGGCGCTTGAGAGGTGGCTGTTCTTGTATGATTTTTCCACTGGGGAGATTGAGCTGGGCTGCTATTATTGCTATGAACAATGTTTTGTGGGTAACCGGAGAGAGGGTTTGGAAACTTGGCAGATATGGAAGAAGATGAATTCAAGTGATCGGGGTACACATTTCCATTGATAGTTGCCGGTGCCTTTCGAGTTGCTGCCAGTTGCTGCTGCTTAATTTGCAGCATCTTTTGCTGCTGAAACTGAGCTTGAATGTGAGCATTCTGGACATTGCCAACTCCTGCGCTATTGGCTGTCCCAGGTCGGGAGCTTCGAGCCGAGCCAGTCAAAACATTCAGGGATCGAGCCGAGCCATCGATTCCACTATTTGCAGGAATAGAAGAAACAGGTGTATCGGCCAAGTCTGATCTTGTAAATGCAATAGACTGCGCAATGCCAACCTTCCCTGATGAACTTTTTCTTTCAGCATCAGTGGAGACGGAATCTCCACCCCCTGATTTAATATCCTCTGAGATTCTAAAATTCTTCTTTTGTGCAGCCtgagcagcagcaacagcagccaCCATTTGGATGTTCTGTCGAGTAGCTTCTGGGAAGTTCTGAAATACGGCATGATTTTGCGTCATGGTAGCGATATCAATGCCCGGGCTGACATTCGAACCATTGATGGTACCGAAAGACATCGCAAAGCTATGGGGAGGTAAAGAGTCCACTCCACCTTTCGATTTCTGATGTTGTGTTTGTTGTGGCGGCTTCTTTTCACTATTACTAACAGCTCCAATGGGCACAACGTTGGAAGCAGCAGCACTAGCCAAAACAGGTGGTGGAGTCATCAAGGCAAAATTTTGTGGGTGAATTGGCATGGCGAAATTTTGGCCATATATGTTCACAGAGGCCCAAGATCCTCGGTTATCAGTAGTTGTTGGACTCTCTTCACCGCCTATTTCATTATCAGCAAGCCGTGGCCGAGTCGAAGATATATGCTGTTGTGTATGATGCGATGACTGAGGTTTCTGAGCTGGAAAATTTGTGCTTCCAGCCACACCACTAGCGCCGCCACTTGGGGAACGAATCTGCTGGGCCGGCAAATGCCTCTGGGACGAAGAGGAGCTACTAGATGCACTTGCATTTTGGTGGGCTTGCAGCATTTGCGGTGACTGAGAGTCGGTCGGTTGTTGGTGCTGAAGTTGAGAGGGATGAATCATCTGTGACGAATAGAAAGGACCATTGAAGATAGGCATCGCCTGTGCCGGGGTCCCCCTGTAGTTTGGTGGAGCACCAACGGCAGGAATAGGAAAAGGGTAAGCATTATTTTGTAAGATCGCCAAGTACTGTGTTTCATTGGTAGCCATGTTTGGGTAGTTGAAGCTCATTGGAGTTGATGCAGCTCCAGCTGTAGCAGGCGCACTTGCAGAGGCAGAACGAGAGGCATTGGATGAAGCCTGGCTTGCAGCTGTATGAGATTTTGCGGCGGCTGGCCTCTGCGAGGCGGCTGCCGCGGCGGCTGCATGTTGTTGATTCAAAGGGAAGATAAAAGCTGGCCCCTATGAAAACAAAGTCCCagataataaaatcacatcaaaactTACATAAACgcaaaattaaaaagaaaataaaatcacatcaaaacttatataaacgcaaaattaaaaagaaaataaaatcacatcaaaacttatataaacgcaaaattaaaaaaaaaaaaggagtttGATATTTATAATCCATTTTGTATTTATCCACACTCCACTCCACCTCATGTGTAAAATAAAGGTCAAATTTATTCACAAATAGAgtgcaaataataaaaaaaatatactgTAAATATCAACTTCCAAAAAAAACATACCACTAAATTACTAGTTGCCGCAACAGGGGGCAAAGCTTGCTGGAGCATAACTTGTTGCTTTCTGTGAGCAGAATCTGAGGAATTAGCAGACTGAGAAATTTTTTCCTTACCACCAGCAATGGAATTGCTAGTCAGATTCTGCCCTTTCTCATGAATGTTACTATTCGCACCTCTACCTGTACTATTTCCAAGCAACTCGGTGACTGTCACAGCATTCATATTTCCAGGTTTCGCCCCAAACAATGATGCCGAACCTGCAGCTGCTTGCCAGAAGGGATTCATCTTCATGAACTGTTGGAAATAGTTTATATTCCTAGCAATGTAGCAATGCGTAGCACACCGTTTAGGCCGAGGTTGAGAGAAGGGCGGCTGCAAAATTCACATTGGCAATCACGAAAGATATTCCAatcaaagaagaggaaaaaaGTTAGTAAAACCATACATGGATAGGTGGTGGCGTTACAGTGCTTCCATCCATTGAGACAACTCCTTGCAATGGTGCCATATATCTGCCACGAAAATACCGAATCTTACCAAGTTATTTCCCGAAAAGCTggagttttaaaacaaatttacTACTTCAAATTCTTTAAATGAGCCTCAGAAACACAAGAAACAACCGTACCCCATGGGTGGTGGAAGCCCACCAGGCCAGGTAGCCATGGACATAGGCAAAGGCAATGAGCTCGCCAATTGACCTGAGAACGAGACCAAAATCGTTCAAATCGAAACCGGAAAATCCTTGAAAATACACAGAAAGATTCCCGGGTCAAAAAATGGATTAAAAAAAATCGACTTACCAGGTTTCCCAGTGGCTGGCTCCTCTTTGGCCACTTTTAGTGGCATTTGTGGCTGCTTCAAAACCTGGTGCTGTAATGTATTTCCACCATCTCTCTCAGACTTTTCCAAATCAAGCTGTAGATCAAGATTCTTACCCTTTTTCTCAAATGGCTTCAGCATTTCATCTTCTTCTGCTATTTTTTCACCTTTGATTTTTTCACCTGTCACATTTGTCAACTTAACTTTTCCACTTTTTCCTTTATCTTCTTCTTCATCTTTCAACATCATAGACTTCAACTCCTACACGAATAagagtttaaaaaaaatcaaaataaatgcAGATCCACACAGAAAAAAAAATCCACTTTTCAAGAATCTGAAGCTCGATATCTAGTACAATACCGCATCAACGATGGATGGATCCGGCTTCTGATCTGAGCCTGCCAAATCAACCTTGCTTTGTTTATCAGGTGAAGATCTGACCAGAGGTGGCGGAGCCTGAAATGGGTTCAAAATTTTCAGATCAAGAAGAATTCATTTGTCCAACCAAAAATCGCTTCTTTATACTCACCATCAGATCTATGACAAACTTCTCTTCCCTCTGATTTTCAGCCTCGGCAGGAATTAAAGAACTGAAATTTTTCAGAGAAAAAACACAACACAAAAATACCAACATTAGGCCTATTTCAAGAAAATAGTCACCAAAAACAAAATATTGCACCACCAACATCAAATCTTGAAATTCTCACGCTTTAATAATTGTAACAGCGGCTGAAGCTGTCGTTGTCAAGCTCGAATCCTGGCGACCACTATAATCAGTTCTCATCTCTTTCCCCTTTATTAAGACCGTCTCTTCTTGCTGAACTAGATCTGCGTTGCTCTTCGATTCCTCAGCAGTAGATTTGAAGTCCGAATCAATTTtaatagattcaggagctttcAACTCTAGAAGATGTTGCACCTGCTGACCTTGAGAATTGACCAAATCACCACCCATTTCAAACCCATTCTCTCCAGTGGATCCAGAGATTTTTTCCAATTTAGGCGATGAAATTTCATTCTTTGGAGCTTGGTCCATCTCCGGTTTCGTAAAAACGGGGCTACTCCGAGCGCCATAGCTGGAATTTTCCAATACTTGCCTTGGCCTCTTTCTCTTCGGagctacaataaaaataatagtaGTGAAAAACCAAAAATATAAACCGCGAACTTCAAGTGGAATCTACTCAAGTGTACTTTTAACATACCAACAGCTGATAGAGGGCTCGTATTACAGGCTAAATTCATATTATTAGCCGACGCAGAATTCGAGATCGGCGACGAAACATGAGATTTCGTGTCGCTGCTGGATCTATTGACTTCTCTCCAATCCTCTTTCTTCAAAGAAGGGCTTTGAGATTGAGTCTTCAACCCATATAAAACCTCAGCAATTTCAATTTCCAGCTCCTCCGGATTCGAAGAACTAGTCTTCGATGACACCTTAGAAGGTTTTAGCTTTGGTCCGCTGTTAAgtttctaaattaaaaaaaaggCATCAGAAGAACTGAGAAAATCTACAAGtctgaaaatattttccagAATAATGAAGATTCTTGAACACTAACAAGCTTTTTTCTAACGGAAGCATTGGAAGAAGAGGGCGACACTGGAGTAGCCGGAGATGGAGCAAGGCCTTGTCTCACCGGAGAACTTGATGCTTGCAGAAGAATTTGCTCTCCTCCGAAAATCCCACCGGCGCTAATATAATTGCTACTCCCCGAAATCCGATCATGGGACCTCTTTGCGCATGCTGAAGAAACACAAATCAAGATAAAACCCATAAAAGAAACATGTtaacaaaaattaataataaaaaatcaaaGAAAAGGGATTTTAATGCTTTGGACTTTTACCAGAACGAGCTTTTCTTGGAACAGAGACACCGATCATTTCATCACCAGGTTTCCAGACAGGACAAGCCTTGAAAACCTTGGAAGAAGAAGACGTACTGGGGGGGGGGAATGTTTTCTTTGTCTGAAGATGTTGATTAGCGGTGATGATATTCGTAGCACTACTATCGTGTTGATGTTGGCTAAGACCACTGCTGTGGCTTTGGTGGTGGTTGGAAACCGGCCCAACAGTTGGCGGCAACAACCTAACCCCGCCGCCGCCGGAGTTTCCTTCATCGTCCTCATCCTCGTCGTCGTTAACACTCTCTTCTGAAGTTTCATCTCCTCCAACATCATCTCTATTGCTCATCAATCTCTCGGCTCTTCTCCGTTTACTCCTACTATCCCTTTCTCTCAAATCTCTTCCTCTTTCCCTTTCTctctccctctccctctccctctccctctccctcTCTTGATCTCGATCATTCCTCACTCTGTCCCTTAATCTTATAGATTCCTGCAATTCAACTCCCAAATCTTCATCTGCAgaaccaagaaaaaaaaaagaactgaaataagaaacaacccaagaaaacaacaaaaataaataaattttttctaaagaaaatttacaatcaGATCTGTTTAAAGCTGAATCCGTGCAGACCTGGCGATCCTCTGAGACTGTTTGTTCTATGTCTTCTTCTCTTGAAACCATTAGAGCCCACAATACTAGCCCTTCTGGTTTCTCTATTCCTATCCATTACACCCCCTTCTCCACtccacaaaataaaaaattttgagcTCGACCCAGATGACTAAATCCCAATCTAAAACCTCATCTTCGGTCAAGAACAAAAGAACTCGCAGCAAATTCTTGATTGAAAACAAGCTCCGgcgatattaaaaaaaaacaacaatctTTTTCCAAAATCTCTTTCCTAAATGGGCTTCCTCCACCCCCAAAACCCCAAAATCCACCCTTTtcctctctttttcttttttcccacACCCACTGGTTCcctcaactctgtcaagaaaTGAGCCCTTTCTTTCTTGCAATCTATCTCTTCTTTTCTTTTGGGGCTATATTTCACATCTATACAGCCTTATGGAAACCTCAGATGCACTTACTTCGTCACCCGAGTCAATCTTCACCCTCCGATCCAATCCCATCTGCCAGCATGGCTGCATCCTCAGCCGTCCAGttcttattaataatttaataaaaaaacaacACCACCCATTTAATTACCGGAACGTGTCGGTTTCCTGCTTCCCCCATAAGATTCCATATTTTCTAAATTTAAAAAAGGTAACTACATTAAAAACATAACGTGGGGCCCACAAAATTTCTCAATAATGTAAAAATTATAGTTTTCGAGTGTTTATTTGGGTTATTTATTTAATGTGAATGTATCTTTTCCAATTACTCactaaataaatacacacaagTAGAACAGtaataatcaaatatttaataatttactttgctaaatcaaaatttatattttttatataaataacatttattattatatgtaaATTTAAGAGGTGAAATATTACCATTTGAACGAGTTCACCCACCAAGAATTTGGCTGCCAAATTCttgtattatatttatatttatatatcccaccaattagaaaaaaaatattatttaaatatattttttaaatataaaaatagaaTAAAACAATTGGGGGAGTGCAATAATTACGGTCTTATTGATTAGTGGTAGGGCCGAGGTGTATTTAGTAGGAGCTAGTAGTTTACTTTTCCAAGAGTGGGTCCCACATTCAACGGTTGGGATTACCGTGGCAGCAGATAGGCAACATAGCAGCCGTCAGATCGCGCTTGACGTGGCGGACGAGAATTTTGAAGTCCGAGCTGGCGTAACGGAGCATGACGGTCCGTCGGATCGCAATCCGATCGGACGGTAGATGTTTAGGCGAAAGAATAAAATTGGAGTCACGGTCACAATCACGGAACTTCCGAGAAATCGGTAGGACCCAcaagattttattatttcaacGTGAATATAACAATAATGTATTTGTATTTTTTGGTATTGCAGTGAAGTTTCGTAGATCGataccattatttaatttaatttaaatagtaaaataACTGATTCATGTACGGCAATGAAATATTTAAGAAAGGACAAAGATATAGTAATAATTGCTGGTTtcgagaaaataaaataatatatcattgttaataatattttttgccTAATTGTCACGTTGCGGTGGTGAGGTGTAACTGGAGGACCCCCACACCGAGTTACGTGTCTTATTTGTTCCACCGCTTGTATTTGGTCAAAAAAATCGCAGCTTCGTTTTCAAAGCTATCTCCAAATGTGTGTTTCATTAAAAAAAgggataattttttatttactgATTATTGTTTTGAATggcaaataataatataaaagatATTTGGGTGATCAAAAATATCACTTTCatgtttaattaatcttttttagttgaatattttattcaaatttgtCCATTTTTGGCATAGATTGGACCTAACCCTATTCTGCAACTTAGCTGAACAAATTGTCCTGTTGCCTTTTTAgtagatatttatttttaattattataatatatcaaATTTATCGTCGATTCGAAAAATATACAAAGCAATACCATATTTGTTTACTTtttacgattttttttttttttttttagatttgaatGCATATAGTTTTCATTTTAAGACGCAGTGAAATTATTCCCTTTTGTTATTTGTTACAACCTTTTCAAAAACATAGCTAATTTTGGACTTTGAAATGAAAATTTGTTGCTTGTGTATATACTTTAAATGAGTCCTAATCTCACTCATTTCACTTAGTCGTggggtgtattcaattcagagttttgataacttttaataattttttcaaatgataaattttatgaattttatagatttttattgacttttacggaatatcacatatttataaaaagatttatgttgattcatGTAGATTTTTTTAGcgagatttttaaaattttttgtgaattttttttatagaattttattaattttgtacttaattataacatattattgaaataatttttcaatatttatattaataaataaatttacttatttaaaagttaaatcatttaatctttatatgtgtatatatgtgggtttgtatgcatgtttgtaaatttttaaaatatatcaattgattaatctataaccttgtttttgaattgatagtatacatgtgaaaataatattatttatcattgtgTAGAtacaattttgtataaaaatatcatagtttacatattaattgaaaatgctaaaaaaatttaaaaaatcatgatTGTTGCGGCATTTTTTGGatcattttttaattattattgaatattacattaatttgtataaattataagttaaaaatcataaaatcaattctagaattcaaatttttttataatattaaaataaaaaattattaaatgaacaatcagctgaaaaatgaaaaatttgaaaagaaagatgaaaatatatatagagacacttttcgaaaatttgagagagtgaTAGAGATATATAAGAggagagaagataagaagagaGGTGATGTGAAGCGACGGAGAAAGaaataaatagcttgtgtatgggctagaatttttaaaaatcaatataaatcTTTGGATTGAACCtaatacaatttttgacaatttatagttgtaccttacgctttaatgtttgtatattaatgaattccatgaagtttttaaaagtctattgaaaatttgaatacctctagacttttatagagtttttaaaggtcaatgttgaatatcacttgactttttaaaactctgtgaaagtctattttgaataaCGCTAGACTTCTATAGAGTATGCAAAAGTCTTAATTGAATAcatctagacttttaaaatctacaaaagtcattaaaaatcaataaatctccTACATTGAATTAGTCTTGTATAGAATAACGAACTAAATCGAATCGAATAGTAACGAAAATTTAACGCTCAAATTAAGCATATTCGAGTTCAAACTCaacttaaaattcaaaaattttaaatttttgggctCGAGTTCGACTCGAAATGAAGTTCGTGTTTGAATCAAGATGTTTGAATATATTTGCGAACTATTCAAGCTGTTGTTCAAACACTAAAGTTCGAGAATAAAGTTTCGAAATATCAAAATATCCGAGAagatcataattttatatatttaatatatataaatatgatgtaaacaaaaaaatttgtacCTTGAGTTCGATCTGGTGAGCCAAATACTCGTTATTGATTTATTATGAGTTGAGCTGAAAGTTTTGTGTAAGTTGGGGCAGAGTAGAAGTGTGATATGGATCTGCACATGTGAACAGAAGTTAGAGGGTGTCAGAAGTGTTTTCGTCGTAGACCCCGCAATGCTTAAGTCAATATTAGGACAAAACTTCAGGGTGAGAACAAAAATAGTGATAGTGAAAGTAACGAGGGAATCTGAAAACCATAAAAGATATATGATATTTATGGAAGTGAGAAGAACTAGATATCTTATAGGAGAATGACTCTTAGTAAAACAAATCCttgaaatattatattaatgttGATATTCGCTCTTATCTGACCTTATATTTATCATATAATAAATTTGAACTGTATCATGATATCACTGGATTTTTTCCTTTACAGGAGTTTCAACTCGGTATTTTATATTAACAAGACTGTGCATTTATCGTCATTGTTACTCGAGCTCGGATGCTAATACTATGAGCTCGGTTGCTCGGGCTCTCCGATCTTATGGGACCTATTTTCCAAGTAGATAACAGTTTAGACTCTATGTAAGATTTTGGACTTGGACTTTGACTTTAAATGTACCAATAATAAgcctattttattttattagatGGGCTCAATAATAAATGATTTGGGCCGAACCCGAGTTGGTTCGGCTATATATATGAGGATATCAATAGTACCTTCCCATTTATGCTCTAAAATAAGTATTAGGTTTAGACCAAATATTTGGGCCTAGCCACGATCAACCAAAGTAAAATCTATTGATTCTAGATTAGTATTTCTTCCCAATTTGTGTTAATTAAAGTTAGTTCTGAACCGCATAAATGGACTGGCCAAGATCCTGATCCGCGAACGTTGTGTTTCTTCCAGAATTGTGTTTTTTTGGATTGCATCTTGAGCCGCTAAAAAAACAATCAGGATTTGGATTCATGTGCTTCTTTTCTAGACCGTCGATCTTCGTGTGAACGGTCAAGATCCGTATTTTTTTACCTTCTCGAGGCTTCTGTTTGGCTTTCCGCCCAAATCTTTGTCGTCATACCAGTTTTGATCGTGCGGTTGTGAACATCCAAACTTTCTTATAAATAGAGTTTCTCCCCTATCATTTTCACTTTTTCCTGAGTCTTTACTCTGCCGAAATATCTATTTGTTCCCAACCAGAAATTTCTTCTTGATCCCTTCCTTATATTCGATCTTTATCCTTagtatgtttttatttattccCTAAAATGTAGAGTCTCGACCATATAATAGTTGGTGAGGTGGACTAGGAGGTAGAAAATAAGATACCCAAGAAAATAGGTGTTGTCTCCCCCTCCGATCACTCCTTGAGTTCCGAGCATGATACCTCTCATGCTCGACGAATTAAAAGGGTTAGGGCCAATGAATCTAGACTAAGGGCAACCAGGATCCTTTGGTATAAGGTATTTGGGTCTTACTTAGATCACAAGATGGGGGATGAGATTACGGAGAATTAACGTATGCCAGTCGATTTCGACTTGCTTTTGCTCGACATAAACGACCGACCTCACAATCCTCCCGAGGGTTTTCATACTTTATACACAGATCAATTAGACATGGGTATTAGGTTTCATGTCCCCCGTCTAATCCAAAAAATATGCAACCTTATCGTGTTTGCCCTAGTCAATTGACTCTGAACTCGTACTCTACCCTTCTCTCTTTAGCTGTTATACTTAGGTATTTAGGTTCCCATTAGTGTAgctttacttttataatttgtaGGTATTAATAGGGTCATCCCAGGTCGCTTCTATATTAACACTCGGACCAAATATATTTTCTTAAGAAAAAACCCTACCTCTCATAAGGGGTGGCCGAACAAAAAACTTTTTTATTCGATCTCCCAAGCCCTGGGTCTGTAAAATGGACTAGGTCAAGGAGGTCAATGCTCGACCAACTCCAGACCTTGAACACATCCCTGCCCTTGAAAATTTCCTAGTCACTATGTCGGATCATGAAAGACAATGTGCTCGATAACTTCGGATTTTGTAGAAAGAGGTCCAAATGTAGGGGACGTATGTAGAGCTCAGGTGTTGCCCCAATTATTTTTAGACTAATTGACTTGTTTCCCGTGCAGACAACATTATCATGAGGGATGAGATGCTTGAAGCCTTAACAAGAAGAAGGCTGAGGCGGAGGCTTCAGAGTTGCCATCCCTCGAGTCTCCAGAAAAGCTCATCTGGAAGAAAAAGAAAGATCATTTGCAGAGCCCTCTAGCACGAAAGGTCATTTCCTCTAGAGCCAGTGTCTCTTTGACAGGGAAGCAGAAAGATCTCGAGGGCTTCTTAATGAAAGAAGTAGGGCTATGGAGAAGAGCACAGTGGTTGAGTTTGGAGACTCTTCGCGAGCTCATCGACTTGAGTCGAGAGGTCGATATATGGCACGTGGGTGTCATTCCTTCAGAACCCATTGGACCCAATTGTGTTGGACCtgcttaaaaattaaatttatgatGCCAACCTATGGCTAGTGCATCGAGCCTCCTACCAAGAGGTGTATAAACAGATGGCTCTTGGGTTTCTTCGAGCAagtttttttttctcatttctaTCTTTTTGTCATACttacttatttttattatttctcatGCAAAGCATGTTTTTTCGTCGAGGAGTAGTCCTTATTCGCATAATTATCCACGCGGAATAACCAAAAGGAAAGGATGATTTCTGGGCTCGACACACTGAAGATAATGCAGCAGCTCCGAGCCGCTGAGACTCGAACTATCGAGGACTAGGTTTCACTCATGGCAAAGTCAGAGGAGGTTTGGGAGGAGGTTTCCTTAGCTGCACAGGAGCAGGACTGGCTGAAAAAGAAAAACCTTGCTATAGAAAGTCAATTACCGAGCCAATGGCAAGAGGTTGAGGC
The Primulina tabacum isolate GXHZ01 chromosome 9, ASM2559414v2, whole genome shotgun sequence DNA segment above includes these coding regions:
- the LOC142504597 gene encoding protein TIME FOR COFFEE-like isoform X3, translated to MDRNRETRRASIVGSNGFKRRRHRTNSLRGSPDEDLGVELQESIRLRDRVRNDRDQERERERERERERERERGRDLRERDSRSKRRRAERLMSNRDDVGGDETSEESVNDDEDEDDEGNSGGGGVRLLPPTVGPVSNHHQSHSSGLSQHQHDSSATNIITANQHLQTKKTFPPPSTSSSSKVFKACPVWKPGDEMIGVSVPRKARSACAKRSHDRISGSSNYISAGGIFGGEQILLQASSSPKLNSGPKLKPSKVSSKTSSSNPEELEIEIAEVLYGLKTQSQSPSLKKEDWREVNRSSSDTKSHVSSPISNSASANNMNLACNTSPLSAVAPKRKRPRQVLENSSYGARSSPVFTKPEMDQAPKNEISSPKLEKISGSTGENGFEMGGDLVNSQGQQVQHLLELKAPESIKIDSDFKSTAEESKSNADLVQQEETVLIKGKEMRTDYSGRQDSSLTTTASAAVTIIKASLIPAEAENQREEKFVIDLMAPPPLVRSSPDKQSKVDLAGSDQKPDPSIVDAELKSMMLKDEEEDKGKSGKVKLTNVTGEKIKGEKIAEEDEMLKPFEKKGKNLDLQLDLEKSERDGGNTLQHQVLKQPQMPLKVAKEEPATGKPGQLASSLPLPMSMATWPGGLPPPMGYMAPLQGVVSMDGSTVTPPPIHPPFSQPRPKRCATHCYIARNINYFQQFMKMNPFWQAAAGSASLFGAKPGNMNAVTVTELLGNSTGRGANSNIHEKGQNLTSNSIAGGKEKISQSANSSDSAHRKQQVMLQQALPPVAATSNLVGPAFIFPLNQQHAAAAAAASQRPAAAKSHTAASQASSNASRSASASAPATAGAASTPMSFNYPNMATNETQYLAILQNNAYPFPIPAVGAPPNYRGTPAQAMPIFNGPFYSSQMIHPSQLQHQQPTDSQSPQMLQAHQNASASSSSSSSQRHLPAQQIRSPSGGASGVAGSTNFPAQKPQSSHHTQQHISSTRPRLADNEIGGEESPTTTDNRGSWASVNIYGQNFAMPIHPQNFALMTPPPVLASAAASNVVPIGAVSNSEKKPPQQTQHQKSKGGVDSLPPHSFAMSFGTINGSNVSPGIDIATMTQNHAVFQNFPEATRQNIQMVAAVAAAQAAQKKNFRISEDIKSGGGDSVSTDAERKSSSGKVGIAQSIAFTRSDLADTPVSSIPANSGIDGSARSLNVLTGSARSSRPGTANSAGVGNVQNAHIQAQFQQQKMLQIKQQQLAATRKAPATINGNVYPDHLNSSSSISAKFPNPLSGYPQNIVHSNNSSPAQSPQWKNHTRTATSQAPSPPASSTVSTLKSHSQQHPRAQPPMHTQISFGGNQKTQTSAQGQAPLNNQQGPSAPMMVSSPTTSSISKGSGGSPRTTTTAPSSNKMNQASSLSAQPIKNPASIPSQKSPSILGNPQIASSPCSGARPHIQQQPHQQQLPKTMQQAQLFFSNPFSQVQTTNPISTSSTTSVPSGYYMQRRRPDQQSQPTQQLQNAPLTSTGAQSLTSSVTTSSAATNDPAKAIAAATCNVKGGGGLTSQAVIHAAQLAAQSAGTLLPVGFSYAHPVPAAIQTKPSEHKQSAGNDNLQQWQPENK